In Mesorhizobium sp. 113-3-3, a genomic segment contains:
- a CDS encoding DNA alkylation repair protein, translating to MSLPAPGWTAQDIVAHLRSIGSEENRAGMARFGINTATALGVGNTDLRPLARKLKRNHERSLALWASGIREARLLAAFTGEAKKITREDCRRWAGDFDSWEVVDTVSDLFVDTPFWRDLIAEFAADEREFVRRTAFAMLAWAAVHLKREPDATFLSYLPLIEAHAGDERNFVRKAVNWALRQIGKRSMSLHAPALALAQKLAGSPDKTARWIGKDAVKELSDAKTLKRLAARKI from the coding sequence ATGTCCCTGCCCGCTCCAGGCTGGACCGCGCAGGACATCGTCGCGCATCTGCGTTCGATCGGCTCCGAGGAAAATCGCGCCGGCATGGCGCGGTTCGGCATCAACACGGCAACGGCGCTTGGTGTCGGCAACACGGATTTGCGGCCCTTGGCGCGCAAGCTGAAGCGCAATCACGAGCGGTCCCTGGCGCTGTGGGCCAGCGGCATTCGCGAAGCCCGGTTGTTGGCTGCGTTCACCGGCGAGGCCAAGAAGATCACCAGAGAGGACTGCCGCCGCTGGGCCGGCGACTTTGATTCATGGGAAGTTGTCGATACCGTCTCCGACCTGTTCGTCGATACGCCGTTCTGGCGCGATCTGATCGCGGAATTCGCGGCCGATGAGCGCGAATTCGTCCGCCGCACGGCCTTTGCCATGCTGGCCTGGGCAGCCGTGCATTTGAAGAGAGAGCCGGACGCGACATTCCTGTCCTATCTGCCCTTGATCGAAGCCCATGCCGGCGATGAGCGGAATTTCGTCAGGAAAGCCGTCAACTGGGCGCTGCGGCAGATCGGCAAGCGCTCGATGAGCCTGCACGCCCCTGCCCTGGCCCTGGCGCAGAAGCTTGCCGGCTCCCCGGACAAGACCGCGCGCTGGATCGGCAAGGATGCCGTCAAGGAATTGTCGGATGCCAAAACACTCAAACGCCTCGCCGCCAGAAAAATTTGA
- a CDS encoding Lrp/AsnC family transcriptional regulator produces the protein MDRLDRKILRLLQEDATLAVADVAKKVGLSTTPCWRRIQKLEEEGVIKRRVAILDHEKVNVRVTVFVSIRTNSHSHEWLRRFSEVIQEFPEVVEFYRMSGDVDYLLRVVVPDIAAYDAFYKRLIAKIEIRDVSSSFAMEQIKYTTEIPLDYMVLDKESGANAA, from the coding sequence ATGGACCGCCTTGACCGAAAAATTCTCCGCCTCCTGCAGGAGGACGCGACGCTCGCGGTGGCCGATGTCGCCAAGAAAGTCGGCCTGTCGACCACGCCCTGCTGGCGCCGCATCCAGAAGCTCGAGGAGGAGGGCGTCATCAAGCGGCGCGTCGCCATTCTCGATCATGAGAAGGTCAATGTGCGGGTCACCGTGTTCGTCTCGATCCGCACCAATTCGCACAGCCATGAGTGGTTGCGGCGGTTTTCCGAGGTTATCCAGGAGTTTCCCGAGGTGGTCGAATTCTACCGCATGAGCGGCGATGTCGATTATCTCTTGCGCGTCGTGGTGCCCGACATCGCCGCCTACGACGCCTTCTACAAGCGGCTGATCGCGAAGATCGAAATCCGTGACGTGTCGTCGTCCTTCGCCATGGAGCAGATCAAGTACACGACCGAAATCCCGCTCGACTACATGGTGCTGGACAAGGAATCGGGCGCCAACGCTGCCTGA
- the mobA gene encoding molybdenum cofactor guanylyltransferase MobA codes for MERDIAGIVLAGGQSRRMGGGDKSLFPLGGGSVLDQVLSRFGPQIETLALSANGDPDRFSRFGLPVLADTVEGFAGPLAGILTGLEWAVASTPCKAVVTAAGDTPFLPLDLVDRLAAAAGDHPGSIAIASSAGRRHPTFALWPTECRDALRHFLVDEDNRRVSTFIERLGYVEVEFPVLQSAGLDPFFNINVPDDLAEAGRLLQSMTS; via the coding sequence ATGGAGCGAGATATTGCAGGGATAGTCCTGGCTGGGGGCCAGTCGAGGCGGATGGGAGGCGGCGACAAAAGCCTGTTTCCTCTCGGCGGCGGCAGCGTGCTTGACCAGGTCCTGTCGCGCTTTGGCCCGCAGATCGAAACCCTGGCGCTGAGCGCCAATGGCGATCCCGACCGCTTCTCCCGTTTCGGGCTGCCCGTGCTTGCCGACACCGTTGAAGGTTTCGCTGGGCCGCTTGCGGGGATTCTGACAGGCCTCGAATGGGCCGTGGCCAGCACACCTTGCAAGGCTGTCGTCACGGCCGCCGGCGACACGCCTTTCCTGCCGCTCGATCTCGTCGACCGCCTGGCGGCGGCGGCTGGCGACCATCCCGGTTCGATTGCCATCGCCTCCTCGGCCGGCAGGCGGCACCCGACCTTCGCATTGTGGCCGACCGAATGCCGCGATGCCTTGCGGCATTTCCTGGTCGATGAGGACAACAGGCGGGTTTCGACGTTCATCGAGCGCCTTGGTTATGTCGAGGTGGAATTCCCGGTCCTGCAATCGGCGGGTCTCGATCCATTCTTCAACATCAATGTGCCTGATGATCTTGCCGAGGCCGGGCGGCTGTTGCAGAGCATGACATCATGA
- a CDS encoding DUF3299 domain-containing protein: MSIHLKSILAFAAALSLSAAGASAETMHIFWKDLRPASQAVAEDAGLPMIAAKLPDHGETLSLTLQDKTIQLAGYALPVDRDGDLVYEFLLVPWTGACSHMPTPPPNQIVLVTPAHPYRMSQAYQSVAVTGALKPDMEKSQLFILDGVSVIQSGYTVRKAEVVGVDTVPDTITLPVNSPWSFLNKKKN, encoded by the coding sequence ATGAGCATTCATCTCAAATCAATTCTGGCGTTCGCGGCCGCGCTGTCTCTCTCCGCTGCCGGCGCCTCGGCCGAGACCATGCACATCTTCTGGAAGGATCTGCGGCCGGCGAGCCAGGCGGTTGCCGAAGACGCCGGCCTTCCGATGATCGCGGCAAAATTGCCCGATCATGGCGAGACGCTGTCGCTCACCCTGCAGGACAAGACGATACAATTAGCCGGCTATGCATTGCCGGTCGATCGCGACGGCGACCTCGTCTATGAGTTCCTGCTCGTGCCATGGACAGGCGCATGCAGCCACATGCCGACGCCGCCGCCCAACCAGATCGTGCTGGTCACGCCGGCCCATCCCTACAGGATGTCACAAGCCTACCAGTCGGTCGCCGTCACCGGTGCCTTGAAGCCGGACATGGAAAAGAGCCAGCTGTTCATTCTGGATGGCGTCAGCGTCATCCAGTCCGGCTACACCGTGCGCAAGGCGGAGGTGGTCGGGGTCGACACCGTGCCGGACACCATCACCTTGCCGGTGAACTCGCCCTGGAGTTTCCTCAACAAGAAGAAGAACTGA
- a CDS encoding GNAT family N-acetyltransferase yields MPKHSNASPPEKFDLANIRFTEVTPVTRGSFEALFEQPGAPKCCWCMAWRHSGREHLQNDEKKRQMMALIDAGTPVGILAEIDGKTVAWCSVAPRETYRKLSKQQDDGETGVWSIACFYVPRALRGGGLASAMLDAAIDHAFAKGARIIEAYPVAEASPSYRFMGFRDMFASRGFHEAGMAGSRRHVMRLEH; encoded by the coding sequence ATGCCAAAACACTCAAACGCCTCGCCGCCAGAAAAATTTGACCTCGCCAATATCCGCTTCACCGAGGTGACGCCGGTGACCCGTGGTAGCTTCGAGGCTTTGTTCGAGCAGCCGGGCGCGCCAAAATGTTGCTGGTGCATGGCCTGGCGGCATTCCGGCCGCGAGCACCTCCAGAACGATGAGAAAAAGCGCCAGATGATGGCGCTCATCGATGCCGGCACCCCAGTCGGCATCCTCGCCGAGATCGACGGCAAGACCGTTGCCTGGTGCTCGGTCGCGCCACGCGAAACCTATCGCAAGCTTTCAAAGCAGCAGGACGACGGCGAGACTGGCGTATGGTCGATCGCCTGCTTCTATGTGCCGAGGGCGCTGCGCGGCGGCGGCCTTGCTTCGGCCATGCTCGATGCCGCCATCGATCATGCCTTCGCCAAGGGCGCGCGCATCATCGAGGCCTATCCCGTGGCCGAGGCGTCGCCGAGTTACCGCTTCATGGGCTTTCGCGACATGTTTGCATCTCGGGGATTCCATGAGGCTGGCATGGCCGGTTCTCGCCGACATGTGATGCGGCTCGAGCATTGA
- a CDS encoding ABC transporter permease, which yields MPAQSIWTLLSWGPDGWSDDIVYGALITVALALATLPIGLTIGFFIALAKQSEEPSLRLAANIYTTVFRGLPELVTLFLFFFGVPILLQHLIHYFRPEATIDVNSFVAGMIVLALIFSSYASEVFLSAFRAIPKGQYEGGYAIGLSYGQTMRKVIVPQLLRIAFPGLENCWLSLLKDTSLVSVVGLAETLRNAYTAARVTKHAFLFYGVAALVFLALAVVSSFASSAILRSLGRREAQR from the coding sequence ATGCCAGCCCAAAGCATATGGACACTTCTCAGTTGGGGACCCGATGGCTGGAGTGACGATATTGTTTATGGCGCACTAATCACCGTTGCGCTTGCGCTTGCCACCCTGCCCATCGGATTGACGATCGGCTTTTTCATTGCACTCGCCAAGCAGTCCGAAGAACCTTCGCTGCGCCTGGCCGCCAACATCTACACCACGGTCTTTCGCGGCCTGCCTGAACTGGTGACGCTCTTCCTGTTCTTCTTCGGCGTGCCGATCTTGCTACAGCATCTCATCCACTATTTTCGACCCGAAGCGACCATCGACGTCAACAGCTTCGTCGCCGGCATGATCGTGCTGGCGCTGATTTTTTCGTCCTATGCCAGCGAGGTTTTCCTCTCGGCCTTCCGCGCCATCCCCAAAGGCCAGTATGAGGGCGGTTATGCCATCGGTCTTTCCTACGGGCAGACAATGCGCAAGGTGATCGTGCCGCAGCTGCTGCGCATCGCGTTTCCCGGACTGGAGAACTGTTGGCTGAGCCTGCTGAAGGACACGTCGCTGGTGTCTGTCGTTGGCCTCGCGGAGACATTGCGCAATGCCTACACCGCTGCCCGGGTCACCAAGCACGCATTTCTTTTCTATGGTGTTGCGGCACTGGTTTTTCTTGCCCTGGCCGTAGTGTCGTCCTTTGCAAGCAGCGCGATACTGCGCTCGCTTGGCCGGCGGGAGGCTCAGCGATGA
- a CDS encoding NAD(P)-dependent oxidoreductase: MASVAFLGLGVMGYPMAGHLKNKGGHDVTVYNRTRAKAEQWVGQHGGSLAVTPAEAARDKDFVFSCVGNDDDLRSVTTGPEGAFKSMKKESVFIDNTTASAEVARELAAAAQAGGFSFLDAPVSGGQAGAENGVLTVMVGGDQAAFDKARPIIDAYARMVGLMGSAGAGQLTKMINQICIAGLVQGLSEGIHFGKKAGLDIEKVIEVISKGAAGSWQMENRHKTMNAGKYDFGFAVDWMRKDLGICLAEADRNGAKLPVTALVDQFYKDVQAMGGKRWDTSSLLARLEK; this comes from the coding sequence ATGGCATCTGTGGCATTTCTCGGTCTTGGCGTGATGGGCTATCCAATGGCCGGTCACTTGAAGAACAAGGGTGGCCACGACGTCACCGTCTACAACCGCACCAGGGCCAAGGCCGAGCAGTGGGTTGGCCAGCATGGCGGCAGCCTTGCTGTCACGCCGGCAGAGGCAGCCAGGGACAAGGACTTCGTCTTCTCCTGCGTCGGCAATGACGACGATCTGCGCTCGGTGACTACAGGTCCCGAAGGCGCCTTCAAATCGATGAAGAAAGAATCGGTCTTCATCGACAACACCACGGCCTCGGCGGAAGTCGCGCGCGAACTGGCTGCAGCGGCGCAAGCCGGCGGCTTCTCGTTTCTCGACGCGCCGGTCTCGGGTGGCCAGGCCGGCGCCGAGAACGGCGTTCTGACCGTCATGGTCGGCGGCGACCAGGCTGCCTTCGACAAGGCGAGGCCAATCATCGATGCCTATGCCCGCATGGTCGGGCTGATGGGCTCGGCGGGTGCCGGTCAGCTCACCAAGATGATCAACCAGATCTGCATCGCCGGGCTGGTGCAGGGCCTGTCGGAAGGCATCCATTTCGGCAAGAAGGCCGGGCTCGACATCGAGAAGGTGATCGAGGTGATTTCCAAGGGGGCGGCTGGCTCCTGGCAGATGGAGAACCGCCACAAGACCATGAATGCCGGCAAGTATGATTTCGGTTTCGCCGTCGACTGGATGCGCAAGGACCTCGGCATCTGCCTGGCTGAGGCCGACCGCAACGGCGCCAAACTGCCGGTGACTGCGCTTGTCGACCAGTTCTACAAGGACGTGCAAGCCATGGGCGGCAAGCGCTGGGATACGTCCTCGCTGCTGGCGCGGCTGGAGAAGTAG
- the mobB gene encoding molybdopterin-guanine dinucleotide biosynthesis protein B, whose protein sequence is MNIFGITGWKNSGKTTLTEKLVAELVRRGWRVSTVKHAHHDFDIDKPGADSFRHRQAGATEVAIVSGNRWALMHELRGEDEPPLESILSRLAPCDIVLVEGYKRESHRKIETRRLEAKDRTPLSAGDPNIVAIAADFAVTDKSLPAFDLDDAKSIVDFIERTTGLVA, encoded by the coding sequence ATGAACATCTTCGGCATCACCGGCTGGAAAAACTCCGGCAAGACCACTTTGACCGAAAAGCTGGTCGCCGAACTTGTGCGGCGCGGCTGGAGGGTCTCGACGGTCAAACACGCTCACCATGATTTCGACATCGACAAGCCGGGCGCCGACAGCTTCCGCCATCGGCAGGCCGGCGCCACCGAGGTTGCGATCGTGTCCGGCAACCGCTGGGCGCTGATGCACGAATTGCGCGGCGAGGATGAGCCGCCGCTGGAGAGCATCCTCTCGCGACTCGCCCCATGCGACATCGTGCTGGTCGAAGGCTACAAGCGCGAATCCCACCGCAAGATCGAAACGCGGCGCCTGGAAGCGAAGGACCGGACGCCGCTTTCAGCAGGTGATCCCAATATTGTCGCCATCGCCGCCGATTTCGCCGTCACGGACAAGAGCCTGCCGGCATTCGACCTCGATGACGCAAAATCGATAGTCGACTTCATCGAGCGCACCACCGGCCTCGTTGCTTGA
- a CDS encoding ABC transporter permease, which produces MSATATLVERPPPRARGWPRRRIAGYALVCLWVLFGIGIVSYLVFAWNADFFAKYAPAYLRGLGVTLALVSISMVLGAILSVPVAYGRMSRNRILSGLAYCYVYFFRGTPLLVQTYLVYYGLGSFRVELQSVGLWDFFKDAFNCGVFAFALNTAAYQAEILRGAIESVPKGQWEGAASLGLHKLQTLRRIILPQALVVALRPYGNELILMVKASAIVAIITVYDLMGNAKLAFANSFDIQAYIWVALVYLVMVELLRHAIEWIERRITIHLKR; this is translated from the coding sequence ATGAGCGCCACAGCCACCCTGGTCGAACGGCCCCCGCCGCGGGCGCGCGGTTGGCCGCGCAGGCGTATCGCCGGTTATGCGCTGGTCTGCTTATGGGTTTTATTCGGCATCGGCATCGTCAGCTATCTCGTCTTTGCCTGGAATGCTGACTTCTTCGCCAAATATGCACCGGCCTATCTGCGAGGGCTTGGGGTAACGCTCGCGTTGGTTTCGATATCGATGGTGCTCGGCGCTATCCTGTCGGTGCCTGTCGCCTATGGGCGTATGTCCAGAAACCGCATCCTGTCCGGCCTCGCCTATTGCTACGTCTATTTCTTCCGAGGCACGCCGCTGCTGGTCCAAACCTATCTGGTCTATTACGGATTGGGCTCGTTCCGCGTCGAACTCCAGTCGGTCGGCCTCTGGGACTTTTTCAAGGACGCCTTCAACTGCGGCGTCTTCGCCTTTGCGCTCAACACCGCCGCCTACCAGGCCGAAATCCTGCGCGGCGCCATCGAAAGCGTACCTAAGGGCCAATGGGAAGGCGCTGCCTCACTCGGCCTCCACAAGCTGCAGACGCTGCGCAGGATCATCCTGCCGCAGGCCCTGGTCGTGGCCTTGCGGCCTTACGGCAACGAGCTGATCCTGATGGTCAAGGCCTCCGCCATCGTCGCCATCATCACGGTCTACGACCTGATGGGCAATGCAAAACTCGCCTTCGCCAATTCCTTCGACATCCAGGCCTACATCTGGGTCGCGCTGGTGTACCTCGTGATGGTCGAGCTGTTGCGCCATGCGATCGAATGGATCGAGCGCCGGATCACCATCCATCTGAAACGCTGA
- a CDS encoding ABC transporter substrate-binding protein, translating into MRIALRIALAASAALLTLGVAQAQEKTLRIGTEGAYPPFNNLTSDGKLVGFDIDIAQALCDQMKVKCTFVAQDWDGIIPALQAGKFDAIVASMSITPERKEKVDFSHKYYNTPSALAVPKDSTLKGVTKADLAGKTIGVATTTTHFNYASKTYTDSTVKGYPSSPEEQADLANGRLDAIEDDIVVLQQWLDSPDGACCKILGQPSPQPVEIFGPGAGIAVRKGETDLVNKLNEAIDAIRANGKYKEINDKYFKFDVYGAES; encoded by the coding sequence ATGCGTATTGCACTGCGTATCGCGCTCGCCGCATCGGCTGCGCTGCTGACGCTCGGCGTAGCCCAGGCCCAGGAAAAGACCCTGAGGATCGGCACGGAAGGCGCCTATCCCCCGTTCAACAACCTCACCTCCGACGGCAAGCTCGTCGGCTTCGACATCGACATCGCCCAAGCGCTTTGCGACCAGATGAAGGTCAAGTGCACCTTCGTCGCCCAGGATTGGGACGGCATCATTCCTGCACTCCAGGCCGGCAAGTTCGACGCCATCGTCGCCTCGATGTCGATCACCCCGGAGCGCAAGGAAAAGGTCGACTTCAGCCACAAATACTACAACACGCCCTCGGCACTCGCCGTGCCGAAAGACTCGACCCTGAAGGGTGTGACCAAGGCAGATCTCGCCGGCAAGACCATCGGTGTCGCCACGACGACCACCCATTTCAACTATGCCTCGAAAACCTACACCGACAGCACCGTGAAGGGTTATCCGAGCAGCCCCGAGGAGCAGGCAGATCTCGCCAATGGCCGTCTCGACGCTATCGAGGACGATATCGTCGTGCTGCAGCAGTGGCTGGACTCGCCTGATGGCGCCTGCTGCAAGATTCTCGGCCAGCCCTCGCCGCAGCCGGTCGAGATCTTCGGGCCGGGCGCCGGCATCGCCGTGCGCAAAGGCGAGACCGACCTGGTCAACAAGCTCAATGAGGCCATCGACGCCATCCGCGCGAATGGAAAATACAAGGAAATCAACGACAAGTACTTCAAGTTCGACGTCTACGGCGCCGAGTCCTGA